In Deferribacter desulfuricans SSM1, the following are encoded in one genomic region:
- the yihA gene encoding ribosome biogenesis GTP-binding protein YihA/YsxC, producing the protein MKAEYIKSAVYEKDYPDTDLPEIAFVGRSNVGKSSMINTLVNRKKLVKVSQKPGKTRTINFFNINDELIFVDLPGYGYAKVSKKDRELWKVMIETYLTKRSQLKAVVLIIDIRVGPTNDDKLMYEWFMAYNVPTIVAFTKCDKLSNNKIQKQLAIIKKEFGDGLGDYVLFSSVTRRGKDELWGIIKEKASL; encoded by the coding sequence ATGAAAGCTGAGTATATTAAATCTGCAGTATATGAAAAAGATTATCCAGATACCGATTTGCCGGAAATTGCTTTTGTTGGCAGAAGTAATGTTGGCAAATCTTCTATGATAAATACTCTTGTAAATAGAAAGAAGCTTGTAAAAGTCAGCCAAAAACCTGGGAAAACAAGAACTATTAATTTCTTTAACATAAATGATGAATTGATATTTGTGGATTTGCCCGGCTATGGATATGCTAAGGTTTCTAAAAAAGATAGAGAGCTTTGGAAAGTGATGATAGAAACCTATTTGACAAAAAGGTCTCAATTAAAAGCTGTAGTTTTGATAATTGATATAAGGGTTGGGCCTACAAATGATGATAAATTAATGTATGAATGGTTTATGGCATATAATGTACCCACCATTGTCGCTTTTACAAAATGCGACAAATTGTCAAATAATAAGATACAAAAACAGTTGGCTATCATAAAAAAAGAATTTGGTGATGGACTTGGTGATTATGTTCTTTTTTCGAGTGTCACCAGACGAGGTAAAGATGAGTTATGGGGAATTATTAAAGAAAAAGCATCTTTATAA
- a CDS encoding DHH family phosphoesterase, whose protein sequence is MFLHITHNDLDGAGCAILMKKVYGERIEYFSMNYDEIDNFLLETYQRYEKIFITDVSPSLNIFEKIRDEKEIILIDHHKTSENFKKYDNVYHEIGKCGTLLTLEYLEQLGNINLKEYYELVRLVNDYDLWLLKDNRSLDLNKLFYLYGFDNFVERFLKKPSVDLDEKEIFVLNIENERQQKYIENVSTTVREFFDKEGRKFGVVFAEQYNSELGHFLINEKGYAYVFIINIQKGKISLRSRKDVDVAKIAVANGGGGHKNAAGFSTGFDFCLENFLKEVGVL, encoded by the coding sequence ATGTTTTTGCATATTACGCATAATGATTTGGATGGTGCAGGTTGTGCTATTTTGATGAAAAAGGTGTATGGTGAAAGGATTGAGTATTTTTCGATGAATTATGATGAGATTGATAACTTTCTTTTAGAAACTTATCAGCGATATGAAAAGATATTTATAACAGATGTATCTCCATCTTTAAATATTTTTGAAAAAATAAGGGATGAAAAAGAGATTATTTTAATCGACCATCACAAAACAAGTGAGAATTTTAAAAAATATGACAATGTTTATCATGAAATAGGAAAATGTGGAACCCTTTTAACTTTAGAGTATTTAGAACAATTGGGGAATATAAATCTAAAAGAGTATTATGAGCTTGTTAGATTAGTAAATGATTATGATTTATGGCTTTTAAAAGATAATAGGAGCCTTGATTTAAATAAACTGTTTTATTTATACGGTTTTGATAATTTTGTTGAGAGGTTTTTGAAAAAACCTTCTGTAGATTTAGATGAAAAGGAGATTTTTGTACTTAATATTGAGAATGAAAGGCAACAAAAGTATATTGAGAATGTTTCAACTACAGTGAGAGAATTTTTTGATAAAGAAGGTAGAAAATTTGGTGTAGTTTTTGCAGAACAGTATAACTCTGAATTAGGCCATTTTTTGATAAATGAAAAAGGTTATGCTTACGTTTTCATAATAAATATTCAAAAGGGTAAAATTTCGCTTAGGTCTAGAAAAGATGTTGATGTTGCAAAAATTGCTGTGGCAAATGGTGGCGGTGGTCATAAGAATGCTGCGGGTTTTTCTACGGGATTTGATTTTTGTTTAGAGAATTTTTTAAAAGAGGTTGGGGTTTTATGA
- a CDS encoding secondary thiamine-phosphate synthase enzyme YjbQ, translated as MKSYRKELWFNTKNRVEFINITDEVQKAVDESGVKEGLCLVNAMHITASVFINDDERGLHEDYKRWLEELAPHEPISRYKHNLTGEDNGDAHLKRQVMGREVVVAITNGKLDFGPWEQIFYGEFDGQRRKRVLIKIIGE; from the coding sequence ATGAAGAGCTATAGGAAAGAACTTTGGTTTAATACAAAAAATAGAGTGGAATTTATTAATATTACAGATGAAGTACAAAAAGCTGTTGATGAAAGTGGTGTGAAAGAGGGGCTTTGTCTTGTAAATGCTATGCATATTACTGCTAGTGTATTTATAAATGATGATGAGAGAGGGTTACACGAGGATTATAAAAGATGGCTTGAAGAGTTGGCTCCACATGAGCCAATATCAAGATATAAACATAATTTAACTGGCGAAGATAATGGTGATGCACATTTGAAAAGGCAAGTTATGGGTAGGGAAGTTGTAGTAGCAATAACAAATGGAAAACTTGATTTTGGCCCATGGGAGCAGATATTTTATGGAGAATTTGATGGTCAGAGGAGAAAAAGGGTTTTGATTAAAATAATAGGGGAGTAG
- a CDS encoding TRAP transporter permease yields MNSENIKKAEEILKEETGELREFRPHERLIFDTIAVGWAFFQLALASFLILNSTYVRAIHLAFAMALVFLSIPFFKKPKRVLRFLSVTDKIPLIDYIFAILGVVSALYIVIDYNGIAMRAGSPLPRDVIFGLLLIVVLLEATRRSIGPALSFIAIVFSLYAFFGPYMPDVLAYKGVTLTKYVNQLSLSTEGIYGIPLGVSASIVYLFVLLGSMLDRAGAGKFFIDLAVSLLGKYKGGPAKAAIVSSALTGLVSGSSIANIVTTGTFTIPLMKSVGYPAKKAAATEVAASTDGQLMPPIMGAAAFIIAEYVNVPYIEVVKAAAIPAFVSYFALFFVTHLEASKLGLKGLPKEQLPDFKKTLRNGLHYLIPIGMLVYELVVLRHSPELAAFRAIIVLAVIIFIQEFVKFKRGENDHWLKSAISIIKSGFVGGSRNMISVALATASAGIIVGLVNTGIGSMITEIVENLAQGNIFLLLVITAIASLLLGMGLPTTATYIVMASLTAPIIVEVGASYGFFVPLMAAHLFCFYFGILADDTPPVGLASYAAAALADSEPIPTGLQGFLYDMRTAIIPFMFVFNPDLILHQVYSWPLGILIFVMAVFAAFAFTSVIQGWLITKNKWFEIPFLLVAALILFNPEILLHYLPLGPEYKYYMYIPGLALFFLVLIEQKLREKLV; encoded by the coding sequence ATGAACTCAGAAAATATAAAAAAAGCAGAAGAGATACTCAAAGAGGAAACAGGGGAATTAAGAGAGTTTAGGCCTCATGAAAGATTAATCTTTGATACAATTGCAGTTGGTTGGGCATTCTTCCAGTTGGCATTAGCGAGTTTCCTAATTTTAAACAGTACATATGTGAGAGCTATTCATCTTGCTTTTGCTATGGCCTTAGTATTTTTATCAATCCCTTTCTTTAAAAAACCAAAGCGCGTTTTACGCTTTTTGAGTGTAACAGATAAAATACCTTTGATAGACTATATCTTTGCAATCTTAGGAGTTGTTTCAGCTTTATATATTGTGATCGATTACAACGGTATTGCAATGCGAGCAGGTAGTCCTTTACCTAGAGATGTTATTTTTGGTTTGTTATTAATTGTGGTTTTACTTGAGGCTACAAGGAGATCCATTGGTCCTGCTTTGTCATTCATTGCCATAGTCTTTTCACTTTATGCATTTTTCGGCCCATATATGCCTGATGTTTTGGCCTATAAAGGTGTTACTTTAACCAAATATGTTAATCAGCTTTCGCTATCTACTGAAGGGATATATGGTATACCTTTAGGTGTTTCAGCTTCAATAGTGTATCTTTTTGTACTCTTAGGATCGATGCTCGATAGAGCTGGTGCAGGTAAATTTTTCATTGATTTAGCTGTATCATTACTTGGTAAATATAAAGGTGGACCCGCTAAAGCTGCCATTGTTTCAAGTGCTTTAACAGGACTTGTATCAGGCTCAAGTATTGCAAATATTGTGACTACTGGTACGTTTACTATTCCTCTTATGAAAAGTGTTGGTTATCCAGCTAAGAAAGCGGCAGCTACTGAGGTAGCAGCAAGTACTGATGGGCAGCTCATGCCACCGATTATGGGTGCAGCTGCATTTATTATTGCAGAGTATGTGAATGTACCTTATATCGAGGTAGTTAAGGCTGCTGCAATTCCTGCATTTGTTTCTTATTTTGCCCTTTTTTTTGTTACCCATCTTGAAGCAAGTAAGTTAGGGCTAAAAGGTTTGCCAAAAGAGCAGCTTCCAGATTTTAAGAAAACACTTAGAAATGGTTTACACTATCTTATTCCTATTGGTATGTTGGTTTATGAGCTTGTTGTTTTGAGACATTCACCAGAACTTGCTGCATTTAGAGCAATTATTGTATTAGCTGTCATTATCTTTATTCAAGAGTTTGTAAAATTTAAAAGAGGAGAAAATGACCATTGGTTGAAAAGTGCAATATCAATTATTAAATCAGGTTTTGTTGGTGGCTCAAGAAATATGATATCTGTTGCACTTGCGACTGCTTCAGCAGGAATAATTGTTGGGCTTGTAAATACAGGAATCGGTAGTATGATTACTGAGATAGTTGAGAATCTTGCTCAGGGTAATATATTCTTGTTACTTGTTATTACAGCTATTGCAAGTTTGCTTCTTGGTATGGGGCTTCCTACTACTGCTACATATATTGTTATGGCGTCATTGACAGCACCAATTATTGTTGAGGTTGGGGCAAGTTATGGGTTCTTTGTCCCTCTTATGGCAGCTCACTTATTCTGCTTCTATTTTGGTATATTGGCTGATGATACCCCGCCTGTGGGACTCGCATCATATGCTGCGGCTGCTCTGGCTGACTCAGAGCCGATTCCAACAGGTTTGCAGGGTTTCTTATACGATATGAGAACAGCGATTATACCATTTATGTTTGTATTTAATCCTGATTTAATACTTCATCAGGTGTATAGCTGGCCGTTGGGAATTTTGATATTTGTTATGGCTGTTTTTGCAGCATTCGCTTTTACAAGTGTGATTCAAGGATGGCTCATTACAAAAAATAAATGGTTTGAAATTCCATTTTTGTTAGTAGCAGCGCTCATACTATTTAATCCTGAAATATTATTGCATTACTTACCACTTGGTCCAGAATATAAATATTATATGTATATACCCGGTTTAGCTCTTTTCTTTTTAGTATTGATAGAGCAAAAGTTAAGAGAAAAACTCGTTTAA
- a CDS encoding TAXI family TRAP transporter solute-binding subunit: protein MKKFLSLIAILLFVVSVSPDAFSRMKFVTIGTGGVTGVYYPTGGAIGRIVNKKSKVYGLKVTVESTGGSVYNINAVLSGDLEFGIAQSDRQYQAWHGLAEWKDKGPQKDLRSVFSIHPESITLIARADAGINSPADLKGKRVNIGNPGSGQLQNSKDVLTAYGLSENDIQAEYAKAVEAPGLLQDERIDAFFYTVGHPNGNIKEATSGRIKVKLVPIAGEGAEKLVTKYPYYAKSVIPVKFYPNAVNKEDVPSVGVKATFITSRKVDPKIVYAITKEVFENFDKFKKLHPAYTVLTKENMLQGLTAPIHRGALKYYKESGLIKYIRKDLIQ from the coding sequence ATGAAGAAGTTTTTATCACTAATTGCTATTCTGTTATTTGTTGTGTCCGTTTCACCTGATGCGTTTAGTAGGATGAAATTCGTTACTATTGGTACAGGTGGGGTAACTGGGGTTTACTACCCTACAGGTGGTGCAATTGGTAGAATAGTTAACAAGAAGTCTAAAGTTTATGGTCTTAAGGTAACAGTTGAATCAACTGGTGGTTCAGTTTACAATATCAACGCAGTTTTAAGCGGTGATTTAGAGTTCGGTATTGCGCAGTCTGACAGACAGTATCAGGCATGGCATGGTCTTGCTGAGTGGAAAGATAAAGGTCCTCAAAAAGATTTGAGATCTGTATTCTCTATCCATCCAGAATCCATCACTTTAATTGCTAGAGCAGATGCTGGTATTAATTCACCTGCTGATTTAAAAGGTAAAAGAGTAAATATTGGTAACCCAGGTTCTGGTCAGCTTCAAAACTCAAAAGACGTTTTAACTGCTTATGGTTTATCTGAAAATGATATCCAAGCAGAATACGCTAAAGCAGTTGAAGCACCTGGATTATTGCAAGACGAAAGAATAGATGCTTTCTTCTACACTGTTGGCCATCCAAATGGTAATATTAAAGAGGCTACTTCAGGTAGAATTAAAGTTAAACTTGTTCCTATAGCAGGAGAGGGTGCTGAGAAGCTTGTAACAAAATATCCTTACTATGCAAAATCAGTAATCCCTGTGAAATTTTATCCAAATGCAGTTAACAAAGAAGATGTTCCAAGTGTTGGTGTAAAAGCTACATTTATTACTTCAAGAAAAGTAGATCCAAAAATTGTTTATGCAATAACAAAAGAAGTTTTTGAAAATTTTGATAAATTTAAAAAATTACACCCAGCTTACACTGTACTTACAAAAGAGAATATGCTTCAAGGTTTAACAGCTCCTATTCACAGAGGTGCTTTGAAGTACTATAAAGAATCTGGCTTAATCAAGTACATAAGAAAAGATCTTATTCAATAA
- the uvrC gene encoding excinuclease ABC subunit UvrC, with the protein MKKFDFNTIPEKPGVYIFLDKNSTPLYIGKAKNLRNRVKSYFTNNLNLKTEIMVQKAFDIKYIITKNEVEALLLEANLIKKEKPKYNILLKDSKSYPYLEITAHEYPKIKISRKISSDSTYLGPFVNVSDLREILRELLKLFPIRTCSEQTFKKGKSCINYQIKRCTAPCEGLISKEEYMSLVDNIISVFKGKTKNLLEYFEEKMILHSKKLEFEKAAEYRDKINGLKKLSLNQHIVYKTDANIDILYFKTIYEQYSGLLIIFIRNGKIIGVDREIFNSQIYQDDIPGFIIQFYTKNKILPEKISIIINNNYFTDRLLEDTLKEFKKNIKLTKSIKKDILDFADKNLQIFFETELSKKIKSKDLFEHLAKKCHLPNDINTIECIDISHLYGKNTVGVSIFFENGSFNKNRYRRYKIKSANNDDFLAIHEIFRRKALNIMKNKEEQADLYIIDGGKGQLQSAIRAFKEQNIQANFISIAKGRSKDEPNNNLSKEEVYIPGRKNPINFKKDDPVLLLIQKLRDEAHRFAIEYQRKLALKDLTSSPLLQIKGVGEKTIKKVLKEFPDIYTNSNITSEELSKKCKISKKVAEDIVNFLRTFQGNSS; encoded by the coding sequence ATGAAAAAATTTGACTTTAATACAATACCAGAAAAACCAGGCGTATACATTTTTTTGGATAAAAACTCTACCCCTTTATACATAGGAAAAGCCAAAAATCTAAGGAATCGAGTTAAATCGTATTTTACAAACAATCTTAATTTAAAAACTGAAATAATGGTGCAAAAAGCATTTGATATTAAATATATTATCACTAAAAACGAAGTCGAAGCATTACTTTTAGAAGCAAATCTGATAAAAAAAGAGAAACCAAAATATAATATTTTACTTAAAGATTCTAAGTCTTATCCTTATTTAGAAATTACTGCGCATGAATATCCAAAAATTAAAATAAGTAGGAAAATCTCCTCAGATTCAACATATTTAGGTCCATTTGTAAATGTGAGTGATTTAAGAGAAATATTGAGAGAACTTTTAAAGCTTTTCCCAATAAGAACTTGCTCTGAACAGACCTTTAAAAAAGGGAAATCCTGTATTAACTATCAAATTAAAAGGTGTACTGCACCTTGTGAAGGTTTAATAAGCAAAGAAGAATATATGTCGCTAGTAGATAATATCATAAGTGTATTTAAAGGAAAAACTAAAAATCTATTAGAATATTTTGAAGAGAAAATGATTCTACACTCTAAAAAGTTGGAATTTGAAAAAGCTGCTGAATACAGAGATAAAATAAATGGTCTAAAAAAATTAAGTTTAAATCAGCATATAGTTTATAAAACAGACGCAAATATTGATATTCTTTATTTTAAAACAATTTATGAGCAATACTCAGGTCTCTTAATCATTTTTATCAGGAACGGTAAAATAATAGGAGTAGATAGGGAGATTTTTAATTCGCAGATTTATCAAGATGATATCCCGGGTTTCATAATACAGTTTTATACAAAAAATAAGATTTTGCCTGAAAAAATATCTATTATAATAAACAATAACTATTTTACTGACAGACTGTTAGAAGACACATTAAAAGAGTTTAAAAAAAATATTAAATTAACAAAATCTATCAAAAAAGATATTTTAGATTTTGCTGATAAAAATCTTCAAATATTTTTTGAAACAGAACTTTCAAAAAAAATTAAAAGTAAAGACTTATTTGAACATCTTGCTAAAAAATGCCATTTACCAAACGATATTAATACTATTGAGTGTATAGACATTTCTCATCTTTACGGGAAAAATACAGTTGGTGTTTCTATTTTTTTTGAAAACGGTTCTTTCAATAAAAATAGATACAGAAGATATAAAATAAAATCTGCCAACAATGATGATTTCTTAGCAATTCATGAGATTTTTAGGCGAAAAGCCTTAAATATTATGAAAAATAAAGAGGAACAAGCTGATTTATATATTATAGATGGAGGAAAAGGGCAGTTACAAAGTGCCATTAGAGCATTTAAAGAACAAAATATACAGGCAAATTTCATCTCAATTGCTAAAGGAAGAAGCAAAGATGAGCCTAACAACAATCTTTCCAAAGAGGAAGTTTATATCCCAGGCAGAAAAAATCCGATTAATTTTAAAAAGGATGACCCAGTGTTGCTTTTGATTCAAAAATTAAGAGATGAAGCACATAGATTTGCTATAGAATACCAAAGAAAACTTGCCTTAAAAGACCTAACATCATCCCCACTTTTACAAATTAAAGGGGTTGGAGAAAAAACTATAAAAAAAGTTTTAAAAGAATTTCCAGATATTTATACAAATAGCAACATAACAAGCGAAGAGCTCTCTAAAAAATGTAAGATTTCAAAAAAGGTTGCAGAAGATATTGTCAATTTTTTACGAACTTTTCAAGGCAACAGCAGTTAA